A portion of the Lolium rigidum isolate FL_2022 chromosome 1, APGP_CSIRO_Lrig_0.1, whole genome shotgun sequence genome contains these proteins:
- the LOC124683582 gene encoding NAC domain-containing protein 76-like — protein sequence MHPSGGALSVPPGFRFHPTDEELLYYYLRKKVAYEAIDLDVIREIDLNKLEPWDLKDRCRIGTGPQNEWYFFSHKDKKYPTGTRTNRATTAGFWKATGRDKAIFLGSSARRIGMRKTLVFYVGRAPHGKKTDWIMHEYRLDEDNVEIQEDGWVVCRVFTKKSYTRGMNPAEMAAFDEDELLHPFPVSDSNTGEMQPSMDQKHIMHNSHLMQQHSSQQQHYGFPSFDASMQLPQLMSAEHEQPPLPSFMPAVAMSSLEVECSQNLMKLTSGGGNGMLQHHHGGGSGDPHLAAPTDWSILDKLLASHQNLDQLFQGKVTAAAAASMAPYQQQLLMEQLGGSSTSPMQRIPLQYLGCEAADLLRFSK from the exons ATGCATCCTAGCGGCGGCGCACTGTCGGTGCCACCGGGCTTCCGGTTCCATCCCACTGATGAGGAGCTCCTCTACTACTACCTGAGGAAGAAGGTTGCTTATGAGGCCATAGACCTTGATGTCATCAGGGAGATCGATCTCAACAAGCTTGAGCCATGGGACCTCAAAG ATCGGTGCAGGATAGGGACGGGGCCTCAGAACGAGTGGTATTTCTTCAGCCACAAGGACAAGAAGTACCCGACGGGTACGAGGACAAACCGGGCCACGACGGCAGGGTTCTGGAAGGCGACTGGCCGGGACAAGGCCatcttcctcggcagcagcgcCAGGAGGATCGGCATGAGGAAGACGCTCGTGTTCTACGTCGGCAGGGCTCCCCACGGCAAGAAGACCGACTGGATCATGCACGAGTACCGCCTTGATGAAGACAACGTTGAGATTCAG GAAGATGGCTGGGTGGTGTGTAGGGTTTTCACGAAGAAGAGCTACACGAGAGGTATGAACCCGGCAGAGATGGCGGCATTCGATGAAGACGAGCTCCTCCACCCCTTCCCAGTTTCAGATTCCAACACGGGTGAAATGCAACCGTCGATGGACCAGAAGCATATCATGCACAACTCCCACCTTATGCAGCAGCACAGCAGCCAACAGCAGCACTATGGTTTCCCATCCTTCGACGCCTCCATGCAGCTCCCGCAGCTCATGAGCGCTGAGCACGAGCAGCCGCCGCTCCCCTCCTTCATGCCTGCCGTGGCCATGAGCTCGCTCGAGGTCGAGTGCTCTCAGAACCTGATGAAGCTCACGTCCGGCGGTGGCAATGGGAtgctccagcaccaccacggcggcgGAAGCGGCGATCCCCACTTGGCGGCCCCCACGGATTGGTCCATCCTGGACAAGCTCCTCGCCTCGCACCAGAACCTGGACCAGCTCTTCCAAGGCAAGGTcaccgccgcagcagcagcatcaaTGGCGCCTTATCAGCAACAGCTGCTCATGGAGCAGCTAGGTGGCAGCAGTACCTCCCCCATGCAGAGGATTCCACTGCAGTACCTCGGCTGCGAGGCCGCCGACCTCCTCAGGTTCTCAAAGTAG